The following proteins are encoded in a genomic region of Streptomyces lunaelactis:
- the panC gene encoding pantoate--beta-alanine ligase, whose amino-acid sequence MSPTGPTTPTSAMSPTNPQSPTNPQSPTNPQSPTNPQSPAGRGFELVPTREALEHALARSHGRTAVVMTMGALHDGHATLVRTAREHVGPNGFVTVTVFVNPLQFGAGEDLDRYPRTLEADLKTAEQAGADVVFAPSVDEVYPGGAPQVRITAGPMGERLEGASRPGHFDGMLTVVAKLLHLTRPDVAFFGQKDAQQLALIRRMVRDLNFPVEIVGVPTVREGDGLALSSRNRFLSAAERRTALTLSRSLFAAHDRLAAQHALHARAEAIPGTPARAAALSAIGEARAAADAHAVAKAGPGGADAVRAAARAVLDEGARAQPPLVLDYLALVDPATFTEVPDDHTGDAILAVAARVGATRLIDNLPLTFGAPQ is encoded by the coding sequence ATGAGCCCGACCGGTCCGACCACCCCGACGAGTGCGATGAGCCCGACGAACCCGCAGAGCCCGACGAACCCGCAGAGCCCGACGAACCCGCAAAGCCCGACCAACCCGCAAAGCCCGGCCGGCCGCGGCTTCGAGCTTGTCCCCACCCGCGAAGCCCTCGAACACGCACTGGCGCGGTCCCACGGCCGCACCGCCGTCGTCATGACCATGGGCGCCCTCCACGATGGTCACGCCACCCTCGTCCGCACCGCCCGCGAGCACGTCGGCCCCAACGGCTTCGTGACCGTCACGGTCTTCGTCAACCCCCTCCAGTTCGGCGCCGGCGAGGACCTCGACCGTTACCCCCGTACCCTCGAAGCCGATCTCAAGACGGCCGAACAGGCAGGCGCGGACGTCGTGTTCGCCCCCTCCGTCGACGAGGTCTACCCGGGCGGCGCACCGCAGGTCAGAATCACCGCGGGCCCCATGGGCGAGCGACTGGAGGGAGCGTCGCGCCCCGGCCACTTCGACGGCATGCTCACGGTCGTCGCGAAGCTCCTCCACCTCACCCGCCCCGATGTCGCGTTCTTCGGGCAGAAGGACGCGCAGCAGCTCGCGCTGATCCGCCGCATGGTCCGCGATCTGAACTTCCCGGTCGAGATCGTCGGCGTACCGACCGTCCGCGAGGGCGACGGCCTCGCGCTCTCCAGCCGCAACCGATTCCTGTCGGCCGCCGAGCGCCGTACCGCACTGACCCTGTCCCGGTCCCTGTTCGCGGCCCACGACCGTCTCGCCGCCCAACACGCCCTGCACGCACGCGCGGAGGCCATCCCCGGCACGCCCGCCCGCGCCGCCGCGCTGTCCGCGATCGGCGAGGCCCGTGCCGCGGCCGACGCGCACGCGGTCGCCAAGGCAGGGCCTGGCGGCGCCGACGCCGTACGCGCCGCGGCCCGAGCCGTACTGGACGAGGGCGCGCGAGCCCAACCGCCCCTCGTTCTCGACTATCTGGCCCTCGTCGACCCGGCCACCTTCACCGAGGTCCCCGACGACCACACCGGCGACGCGATCCTCGCCGTCGCCGCGCGCGTCGGCGCGACCCGCCTGATCGACAACCTTCCCCTGACCTTCGGAGCCCCCCAGTGA
- a CDS encoding L-aspartate oxidase — translation MAGIQLHAPAPGWAIEADVVVVGSGVAGLTTALRCAAAGLSTVVVTKARLDDGSTRWAQGGIAAALGDGDTPEQHLDDTLVAGAGLCDEEAVRTLVTEGPDAVRRLIATGAHFDTSDAGEIELTREGGHHRRRIAHAGGDATGAEISRALVEAVHASKLRTIENALVLDLLTDAEGRTAGITLHVMGEGQHDGVGAVRCPTVVLATGGMGQVFSATTNPAVSTGDGVALALRAGAEVSDLEFVQFHPTVLFLGTDSEGQQPLVSEAVRGEGAHLVDASGIRFMVGQHELAELAPRDIVAKGIMRRMQEQGAAHMYLDARHFGAEMWEQRFPTILAACRAHGIDPVTEPIPVAPAAHYASGGVRTDLHGRTTVPGLYACGEVACTGVHGANRLASNSLLEGLVFAERIAADIASRAPREAGRPVVPATPSVLPLIAPEARAEIQRIMSEGAGVLRSAESLTVAAEALAAVHRNAVNDAAPDGRGAAKTAEPGVESWETSNLLCVARVLTAAALEREETRGCHWREDRPDRDDAEWRRHLVVRLAPDRSLLVRRTENTAFAPTVPDAPREP, via the coding sequence CTGGCAGGCATACAGCTGCACGCCCCCGCTCCCGGCTGGGCCATCGAGGCCGATGTCGTCGTGGTCGGCTCCGGCGTCGCGGGCCTCACCACCGCGCTGCGCTGCGCCGCCGCCGGGCTGAGCACGGTCGTGGTCACCAAGGCCCGCCTGGACGACGGCTCCACGCGCTGGGCGCAGGGCGGCATCGCCGCGGCCCTCGGCGACGGCGACACCCCCGAGCAGCATCTGGACGACACCCTCGTCGCGGGCGCCGGCCTGTGCGACGAGGAGGCGGTACGCACGCTGGTCACCGAAGGCCCCGACGCCGTACGCCGGCTGATCGCCACCGGCGCGCACTTCGACACCTCCGACGCCGGCGAGATCGAGCTCACCCGCGAGGGCGGCCACCACCGCCGCCGTATCGCGCACGCGGGCGGCGACGCGACGGGCGCCGAGATCTCCCGCGCGCTGGTCGAGGCCGTGCACGCGAGCAAGCTCCGCACCATCGAGAACGCCCTGGTTCTGGACCTGTTGACGGACGCCGAAGGCCGTACGGCCGGTATCACCCTCCATGTCATGGGCGAGGGCCAGCACGACGGCGTCGGCGCGGTCCGATGCCCGACCGTCGTCCTGGCCACCGGCGGCATGGGCCAGGTCTTCTCCGCCACCACCAACCCCGCTGTCTCCACCGGCGACGGTGTCGCGCTCGCTCTGCGCGCCGGAGCCGAGGTCTCCGACCTCGAATTCGTGCAGTTCCACCCGACGGTGCTCTTCCTGGGTACGGACTCCGAGGGGCAGCAGCCGCTGGTCTCCGAGGCGGTACGGGGAGAGGGCGCCCATCTCGTCGACGCCTCCGGCATCCGCTTCATGGTCGGACAGCACGAGCTGGCCGAGCTCGCCCCCCGCGACATCGTCGCCAAGGGCATCATGCGCCGCATGCAGGAACAGGGCGCCGCGCACATGTACCTCGACGCCCGCCACTTCGGCGCCGAGATGTGGGAGCAGCGCTTCCCCACGATCCTGGCGGCCTGCCGTGCTCACGGCATAGACCCGGTCACCGAGCCGATCCCGGTCGCCCCGGCCGCCCACTACGCCTCCGGCGGTGTACGCACGGACCTGCACGGCCGCACGACGGTCCCGGGCCTGTACGCGTGCGGTGAGGTGGCCTGCACGGGCGTCCACGGCGCGAACCGCCTCGCCTCCAACTCCCTCCTCGAGGGCCTGGTCTTCGCCGAGCGCATCGCTGCCGACATTGCCTCCCGGGCCCCGCGCGAGGCCGGGCGGCCGGTCGTGCCCGCGACCCCCTCCGTACTGCCGCTCATCGCCCCCGAGGCCCGCGCGGAGATCCAGCGGATCATGTCCGAGGGCGCGGGCGTGCTCCGCTCGGCCGAGAGTCTGACGGTCGCCGCCGAGGCGCTCGCGGCCGTACACCGGAACGCGGTCAACGACGCCGCGCCCGATGGCCGAGGCGCCGCCAAGACCGCCGAGCCCGGCGTCGAGTCCTGGGAGACGTCCAACCTCCTCTGCGTCGCCCGCGTCCTGACCGCCGCCGCGCTGGAGCGCGAGGAGACCCGCGGCTGCCACTGGCGCGAGGACCGCCCCGACCGCGACGACGCCGAGTGGCGCCGCCATCTCGTCGTACGCCTCGCGCCGGACCGCAGCCTTCTCGTCCGCCGCACCGAGAACACCGCATTCGCCCCTACCGTCCCCGACGCCCCCAGGGAGCCGTAA
- the nadC gene encoding carboxylating nicotinate-nucleotide diphosphorylase, whose protein sequence is MSTPEERPRPVDVPLIQIGAPAPAAAGGCGDACGCSGGDEGYDELECGLDPGLARLLIDAGLDPVQVEDIAHLAIGEDLDGGADVTTVATVPQDAVATGDFTAREAGTVAGLQVAEAILSIVCTDEFEVERHVQDGDRVKAGQKLLSVTTNTRDLLTGERSALNLLCRLSGIATATRAWADLLEGTRARVRDTRKTTPGLRALEKYAVRCGGGVNHRMSLSDAALVKDNHVVAAGGVAQAFKAVRERFPQLAIEVEVDTMDQVREVLDAGADLILLDNFTPAETKEAVALVANRAALESSGRLTLETARAYAETGVDYLAVGALTHSSPILDIGLDLREAGV, encoded by the coding sequence GTGAGCACGCCCGAAGAACGTCCGCGTCCCGTGGACGTACCGCTGATCCAGATCGGCGCACCCGCTCCGGCCGCCGCGGGTGGCTGTGGGGACGCCTGTGGCTGCTCCGGCGGCGACGAGGGGTACGACGAGCTGGAGTGCGGGCTCGACCCCGGCCTCGCCCGGCTGCTGATCGACGCGGGCCTCGACCCCGTGCAGGTCGAGGACATCGCCCATCTCGCCATCGGCGAGGACCTCGACGGCGGTGCGGATGTGACGACCGTGGCGACCGTCCCCCAGGACGCCGTCGCCACGGGCGACTTCACCGCCCGCGAGGCCGGTACGGTCGCGGGCCTGCAGGTCGCCGAGGCCATCCTGTCCATCGTCTGCACGGACGAGTTCGAGGTGGAGCGGCACGTCCAGGACGGCGACCGCGTCAAGGCCGGCCAGAAGCTGCTGTCCGTCACCACCAACACCCGTGACCTGCTCACCGGCGAGCGCAGCGCGCTCAATCTGCTGTGCCGCCTCTCGGGCATCGCGACCGCCACGCGCGCGTGGGCGGACCTCCTCGAAGGCACCAGGGCGAGGGTCCGCGACACCCGCAAGACCACGCCGGGCCTGCGCGCCCTGGAGAAGTACGCGGTGCGCTGCGGCGGCGGCGTCAACCACCGCATGTCGCTGTCCGACGCAGCGCTGGTCAAGGACAACCACGTGGTGGCGGCGGGCGGTGTCGCACAGGCCTTCAAGGCCGTACGGGAGCGGTTCCCCCAACTCGCGATCGAGGTCGAGGTGGACACCATGGACCAGGTCCGCGAGGTCCTCGACGCGGGCGCCGACCTGATCCTGCTGGACAACTTCACCCCCGCCGAGACCAAGGAGGCCGTCGCCCTCGTCGCGAACCGCGCCGCCCTGGAGTCCTCGGGCCGCCTCACCCTCGAGACCGCTCGTGCGTACGCCGAGACGGGCGTCGACTACCTCGCGGTGGGCGCGCTCACGCACTCCTCCCCGATCCTCGACATCGGCCTCGACCTGCGCGAGGCAGGCGTCTGA
- a CDS encoding type III pantothenate kinase, producing the protein MLLTIDVGNTHTVLGLFDGEEIVEHWRISTDARRTADELAVLLQGLMGMHPLLGDELGDGIEGIAICSTVPSVLHELREVTRRYYGDVPAVLVEPGIKTGVPILMDNPKEVGADRIINAVAAVDLYGGPAIVVDFGTATTFDAVSARGEYAGGVIAPGIEISVEALGVKGAQLRKIELARPRSVIGKNTVEAMQSGIVYGFAGQVDGVVARMKVELADDPDEVTVIATGGLAPMVLGESSAIDEHEPWLTLIGLRLVYERNVSRM; encoded by the coding sequence ATGCTGCTCACGATCGACGTCGGCAACACCCATACCGTCCTTGGCCTGTTCGACGGTGAGGAGATCGTCGAGCACTGGCGGATCTCCACCGACGCCCGCCGCACGGCCGACGAACTCGCCGTCCTGCTCCAGGGCCTGATGGGCATGCACCCGCTGCTCGGCGACGAGCTGGGCGACGGCATCGAGGGCATCGCGATCTGCTCCACCGTCCCCTCCGTGCTGCACGAACTGCGCGAGGTGACCCGCCGCTACTACGGCGACGTCCCGGCGGTCCTGGTCGAGCCCGGCATCAAGACCGGTGTCCCGATCCTGATGGACAACCCCAAGGAGGTCGGCGCGGACCGCATCATCAACGCGGTCGCCGCTGTCGATCTCTACGGCGGCCCGGCGATCGTCGTCGACTTCGGTACGGCGACGACGTTCGACGCGGTCAGCGCGCGCGGTGAGTACGCGGGCGGTGTGATCGCCCCCGGCATCGAGATCTCCGTCGAGGCACTCGGCGTCAAGGGCGCGCAACTCCGCAAGATCGAACTGGCCCGCCCGCGCAGCGTGATCGGCAAGAACACCGTCGAGGCCATGCAGTCGGGCATCGTGTACGGCTTCGCGGGCCAGGTCGACGGCGTCGTGGCACGGATGAAGGTCGAGCTGGCCGACGACCCCGACGAGGTCACCGTGATCGCGACGGGCGGCCTGGCCCCGATGGTGCTCGGCGAATCCTCGGCGATCGACGAGCACGAGCCCTGGCTGACGCTGATCGGCCTGCGCCTGGTCTACGAGCGGAACGTCTCCCGGATGTAA
- a CDS encoding BlaI/MecI/CopY family transcriptional regulator, translated as MPRQLGELEDAVMTRVWQWNRPVTVREVLEDLQQERSIAYTTVMTVMDNLHQKGWVRREVDGRAYRYTAVSTRAAYSAALMNEAWSKSDNPAAALVAFFGMMSPEQREALLAAVRIVQGDEAADGGAAPGR; from the coding sequence GTGCCCCGCCAATTGGGAGAGCTGGAAGACGCCGTCATGACTCGCGTCTGGCAATGGAACCGGCCTGTCACGGTCCGGGAAGTCCTTGAAGACCTTCAGCAGGAACGGTCCATCGCCTACACCACCGTCATGACGGTAATGGACAATCTCCATCAGAAGGGCTGGGTACGGAGGGAAGTCGACGGCCGCGCCTATCGATATACGGCGGTCTCCACCCGCGCCGCCTACTCCGCCGCACTCATGAACGAAGCCTGGTCCAAGAGCGACAACCCCGCGGCCGCGCTTGTCGCCTTCTTCGGCATGATGTCGCCCGAGCAGCGCGAAGCTCTCCTTGCCGCCGTCCGCATCGTTCAGGGCGACGAGGCCGCCGATGGCGGGGCCGCACCGGGGCGATAG
- a CDS encoding amino-acid N-acetyltransferase — protein sequence MPYAAANAITVRRARTSDVPSVRRLVDPYVREGILLDKATVTLYEAIQEFWVAERDDDATVVGCGALHVMWEDLAEVRTLAVDPACKGTGVGHQVLDTLLRTARWLGVRRVFCLTFERDFFGKHGFVEIGETPVDGDVYSELLRSYDEGVAEFLGLERVKPNTLGNSRMLLHL from the coding sequence ATGCCTTATGCCGCAGCAAATGCCATCACCGTCCGGCGTGCCAGGACCAGCGATGTGCCCTCGGTCCGCCGACTCGTGGACCCGTACGTGAGGGAAGGCATCCTGCTCGACAAAGCGACCGTCACGCTTTACGAAGCCATCCAGGAGTTCTGGGTCGCGGAACGCGACGACGACGCCACGGTGGTCGGCTGCGGTGCACTCCACGTCATGTGGGAAGACCTCGCCGAAGTACGTACTCTCGCGGTCGATCCCGCGTGCAAGGGCACCGGCGTGGGGCATCAGGTGCTGGACACACTGCTGCGGACGGCCCGATGGCTCGGTGTACGCCGGGTTTTCTGCCTCACCTTCGAACGCGACTTCTTCGGGAAGCACGGCTTCGTGGAGATCGGTGAGACACCGGTCGACGGAGATGTCTACAGCGAGCTGCTGCGTTCCTATGACGAGGGCGTCGCCGAGTTCCTCGGCCTCGAACGAGTGAAGCCGAACACCTTGGGCAACAGCCGGATGCTTCTGCACCTGTGA